The following nucleotide sequence is from Streptomyces leeuwenhoekii.
CAGGCTCTGGGCGAAGCGCGAGCCGTCCTGCGCGTGCTGGAGACCCGCTCCATTCCCGTCCCCGACGCCCTCCGTGAGCGGATCACCTCGTGCACCGATCTCGACCGCCTCGACGACCGGCTCGGCCGGGCCGTGACCGTCGGGCGGGCGGAGGAGCTGTTCGGCGAGGACGGCGCTGCCGGCTGACGGCGGGAGCAGGACAGGGGCCCGGCACCGGGAGATCGCTCCGGTGCCGGGCCCCTGTCGTGGCCGTCGGGACTACTTCGGCTGCGGCTTGCGCACCGTCAGGTGCAGTTCCTTCAGCCGGGACTCGTCCAGCTCGGTCGGCGCGCCCATCATCAGGTCCTGGGCGTTGCCGTTGAGCGGGAAGGCGATCGTCTCGCGGATGTTCGGCTCGTCCGCGAGGAGCATGACGATGCGGTCGACGCCGGGGGCGATGCCGCCGTGCGGCGGGGCGCCGAAGCGGAAGGCGCGCAGCATGCCGGCGAACTCACGCTCGACGGTCTCGTGGTCGTAGCCCGCGATCTCGAACGCCTTGAGCATGATGTCCGGCTCGTGGTTCCGGATCGCGCCGGAGGACAGCTCCACACCGTTGCAGACGATGTCGTACTGCCAGGCAAGGATGTCCAGCGGGTCCTGGGACTCCAGGGCCTCCATGCCGCCCTGCGGCATCGAGAAGGGGTTGTGCGAGAAGTCGATCTTGCCGGTCTCCTCGTCCTTCTCGTACATCGGGAAGTCGACGATCCAGCAGAAGCGGAAGACGTTCTCCTCGAAGTGACCGGCGCGCCGGGCGGCCTCGACCCGCACCGCGCCCATGATCTTGGAGACCTCGTCGAACTCGCCCGCGCCGAAGAAGACCGCGTGACCGGGGGCCAGCGACAGGCGCTTGGTGAGCTCGGCGACGTTGTCCTCGGTGAGGAACTTGGCGATCGGCCCGGTGAGCGTGCCGTCCTCGCCGACGCGCACCCAGGCCAGGCCCTTGGCGCCCTGCGAGACGGCGTAGTCACCGAGCTGGTCGAAGAACTTGCGGGGCTGGGCGGCGACGTCCGGCACCGGCAGGGCACGCACGTGCTTGCCGGCGAACGCCTTGAACTCGGAGCCCTCGAAGATGTCGGTGATGTCGACGAGCTCCAGCTTGGCGCGCAGGTCGGGCTTGTCGGAGCCGTACTTCAGCATCGCCTCGCGGAACGGGATCCGCGGGAAGGGCGAGGTGACCTCGCGGCCGCCGCCGAACTCGGTGAACAGCTCGGTCATGAGCTTCTCGATCGGCTGGAAGACGTCCTCCTGCTCGACGAAGCTCATCTCGACGTCGAGCTGGTAGAACTCGCCCGGCGAGCGGTCGGCGCGGGCGTCCTCGTCGCGGAAGCAGGGCGCGATCTGGAAGTACCGGTCGAAGCCGGAGATCATCAGGAGCTGCTTGAACTGCTGCGGGGCCTGCGGGAGGGCGTAGAACCTGCCCGGGTGCAGACGGGAGGGGACCACGAAGTCGCGGGCGCCCTCGGGCGAGGTCGCCGTCAGGATCGGGGTCGCCAGCTCGTTGAAGCCCAGCGCCGACATCTTCTGGCGGATCGCCGAGATGACCTGCGTGCGCAGCATGATGTTGCGGTGCATGCGCTCGCGGCGCAGGTCCAGGAAGCGGTACTCCAGGCGCCGCTCCTCGTTGACCCCGTCCTCGGTGTTGATGGTGAAGGGGAGCGGGGCGGCGGCGCCCAGCAGCTCGACCTCGCCGACCTCGACCTCGATCTCGCCGGTCGGCAGGTCGGGGTTCACGTTCTCGGTTCCACGTGAAACAACCCGGCCGTCGACGCGGACGGTCGACTCCTTGGAGATCTTGTCGAGCGCCTCGTACGCGGGGGTGCCCGGACGGGCGACGAGCTGCGTGATGCCGTAGTGGTCGCGCAGATCGATGAAGAGGATGCCGCCCAGGTCGCGCCGATTGTGCAGCCAGCCACTCAGCCGGACGTCGGTGCCGACGTCAGAGGCGCGGAGCTCGCCGCAGGTGTGGGACCTGTACCGATGCATCGTCGTTCATCCAGTCTTCGCGGATTCGGGAATCTCCGGGGCCCGGTGCCCGGACTTTCCCAGGGTACCGGCCGCCCCACGGTCGGCTCTCCTCCCTTTCGCCTCCCTTTCCGCCGGAGCACGGCTCCGCCGGAGCGCGTCCGGGGCCGTACCCCGGCCGCCCACCGCCCGCGCACCGCCCGCCCACCGGCACGCGAGCGGTGGCAGCGGGCGAAGACATCTTCTTAAAGTGGGGCAATGCGCACTGGTGAGCCCCTGCCCGCCGTGGGGGACGTCCTCGCCGCCCTGGACACCGGGCTGTGGCACTGGGACACCGCGACCGGGCTGGTGGCGGTCGACGCCGAGGCGGCCCGGCTGCTCGGGCTGCCCGCCCGGCAGGCGACCATGACGGAGGCCCAGGTCCGCGCCCGGCTCCATCCGGGTGACTGGGCCGAGGTCACCGGCGTGGTGCAGCTCGCGGCGGCCGAGGGCACCGTCGCCGAGGCGCGCCTGAGGGTCATGGACGAGCGGGGCGGGGTGGTGCGCGTCGTGCGCAGCCGTTCCCGGCCGTCCTTCGACCCGGAGCGCAAGGCGTACCGGCTCGTCGGCACCCTCCAGGAGGTCAGCGATCCGGCACCGGGCACGGCCGCCGTGAGCGAGGGCGCGGTCACCGGCGACTGGCGGCGCTCGCGGGAGGCATTCCTGCTGGACGCGGGCCGGGCGCTCGCGGAGGCCCGGTCCACGCAGGAGGTGCTGCGGGTCGTGGCGAATCTGGCGATGCCGGGTTTCTCGCCGGACGGGCTCGCGGTCTTCGGCGTGGAGGGCGACCGGCTGACGATCATCGGTCACCACGGACAGCGGCCGGGGGACGAGAACCCGTTCGCGCAGATGTCCCTGGAGACGGACTATCCGGCGGCCGAGGTGGTCCGCACCGGCCGGGCCGTCTACCTTTCCTCGCCGGAGGAGTACCGGGCCCGCTACCCGCTCACCTGGCCGCTGGCCCAGCGCTTCGGCCGCAGCTCGTGGGCGTTCATGCCGCTGACCGTGGCGGGCCGCACGATGGGCGCCTGGATGGCCGGTTTCGCCTATCCGGTCGCGTTCACCCCGGACGAGCGGTCCGTGCTGGCCACGGTCGCCCGGATGCTGGCGCAGGCCCTGTCGCGGGCCGGGGCCGCCGAGACCCAGCGGGAGCTGACCGACGGGCTCCAGCGGTCGATGCTGCCGGTGCTGGGCCCGCGGATCCCGGGCATGGGCGTCGCCGCCCGCTATGTGCCCACCGGGGGCGGACTCCAGGTGGGCGGCGACTGGTACGACGTGATCGCGCTGCCACAGGGGCGCTTCGCGCTGGTCATCGGCGATGTGCAGGGGCACGACGTACGGGCGGCCGGCCTGATGGGGCAACTGCGCATCGCCCTGCGCGCCTACGCCTCCGAGGGGCACCGCCCCGACGCGGTCCTCTCCCGCGCCTCCCGTTTCTTCCACGACCTCGCCGACAACCCCGACGACCCCGGCGACCTGCGCTTCGCGACCTGTCTGTACGCCGAGGTCGATCCCGGGACCGGGACGGTGGAGACCGCCCGCGCCGGCCATCTGGACCCGGTGGTGCGCATGGCGGACGGGACCGCGCTGCTGCGGGCCACGGCCGGAGGGCTCCCCCTCGGCATCGACCCGGACGGCGACTACCCGACCACGCGCCTGGCGCTGGAGCCCGGCGAGACGCTGCTGCTGTGCACGGACGGCCTGGTGGAGACCGGCGGCCACGACCTGTACACCGGCTGGCTGCGCATCCGGCGGATCCTGGAGGAGAGCGACGGCGACCTGGAGGGGCTGGCCGACACGCTGGTGCAGGCCGTGCTCGGGCCGTCCTCGCACCACACCACCGGCCCGCTGGCCGACCGGCGCGAGGACGACATCGCCCTGGTGCTGCTGCGCCGCGACGAGGAGACCGGCGGCGTCCTGCGGCGGCCGGTGCGCCGCACGATGCTCACCATCGCCCAGGCCGAGCCCGAGCGGATCGCCACCGCCCGCCGCCATCTGCGCGACCTGCTGCACGACTGGCCCAGCGAGGACCAGACCGACGCGGCGGTGCTGCTGCTGTCCGAGACGCTGACCAATGTGCTCGTCCACACCGACGCCGACGCCCTGCTGGTGGCGGAGGTGACCGGGGAGCCGGGCGAGCGGCGGATCCGCATCGAGGTCTTCGACAACGGCGAGGATCTGCCGCACCGGCGGCGGCCTGGGGAAATGGCGTCCTCCGGGCGCGGACTGATGCTGATCGAGCTGCTCGCGGACGAGTGGGGCGTCGCCCCGCGCGGGAAGGGCAAGAGCATCTGGTTCGAGATCTACGAGCGCGGTGCCGAGGGCTCCGGAGACCCGGAGGGTCCGGGCGAGGCGGGGGGCGGCTGCGCCGCCGCGTAGCGGTCCCGCAGCTCGTGGGCGACGCCGAAGGCGGCGGCCGTCAGCGGTACCGCGAGCAGCATCCCGACGATCCCGGCCACCGACGCGCCGCCGGTGATCGTCACCATGACCACCGCCGGATGCATCTGAACCGTCCGGCTCTGGATCAGCGGCTGGAGCACATGCCCCTCCAGCACCTGCACGGCCAGCACCACCCCGAGCGCCCACAGCGCGATGACGAAGCCCCGGTCGGCGAGGGCGACCAGCACCGCCATCGCCCCGGAGAGGAAGGCGCCGAGGTAGGGGATGTAGGCGGCGACGAAGACCAGCGCGCCCAGGCCGACGGCGCCCGGCACGTCGAGGACGAGCAGGCCGACGGTGATGCAGAGGGCGTCGATCAGGGCGATGAACGTGGTCCCGCGCATGAAGCCCTCGACGGCCTCGAAGGCCCGCCGGGCCATCGCCTCCGCGGTGTCGCCGCCGCGGCGCGGGACGAGCGAGCGCAGGGCGCCGACGGCCCGGTCGGAGTCCCGCAGGAAGAAGAAGACGAGCAGCAGGGCGAGGACGGCCATGGCGATGACCTCGCCCACCACGCTGACCCCGCTGATCACCCCGGAGGCGGCGGTCCCGCCGAACTTCGACAGCAGCTCGCGCGCGTTGGAGGCCAGGTCGTCCAGCGAGGTCCCGGCCGCGCCGAAGTGGCCGGCGAGGTCCTGGGCGGCGTTGCGGAGCGAGGCGATGATCTGGTCGCCGGTGTCGATGAGCGCGGCCACCACGATGTACACGGCCCCGCCCACCACGGCGACGACGGCGACGCAGGTCAGCCCGGCGGCCAGCGACCGCTGCACCCCGGAGCGCACCAGCCACCGGTACACCGGGCCGAGCAGGGCCGAGCCGAGCAGGGCGAGCAGTACGGGCACCACCGCCGTGCGGAACTCCACGCACAGCCGGATCGCGACGTAGACCACGCCGCTGACGAGCAGCGCGACGGCGCACCAGGCGCCGAGACGGCGTACGGGCTCGGGCAGCGGCGGCGTGGGGGCGTGCACGCCTCCAGCGGATCACGCCCCGGGCGGACCGTCCTGCGCGGACGGCCGCCCGGGTGACGCTTCGTCACCGGACGGCCGCCTTCATGACGCCCCGTCAGCCGATCAGGCTTCCGGTCCGCCCGCCGACATGCCGTGCACCGCGGGGACGGTGCCCAGCCGGCCCTTCTGATAGTCCTCGAACGCCTGCATGAGCTCGTCCTTGGTGTTCATCACGAACGGGCCGTAGTGGACCATCGGCTCGCGGATCGGCCGGCCGCCGAGCAGGACGACCTCCAGGTCCGGCGTACGGGACTCCTGCCGGTCGTCGGCGCGGACGGTGATCGAGGATCCGGCGCCGAAGACGGCGGTCTGGCCCAGGTGGACCGGACGGCGCTCGGCACCGACGCTGCCCCGCCCGGCCAGCACGTACGCCAGGCCGTTGAAGTCCTCCCGCCACGGCAGGGTTATCTCCGCGCCCGGCGCCAGCGTGGCGTGGATCATCGTGATCGGCGTGTGGGTGATGCCGGGACCGGCGTGGCCGTCCAGCTCACCGGCGATGACACGCAGCAGGGCGCCGCCGTCGGGCGAGGTCAGCAGCTGGACCTGGCCGCCGCGGATGTCCTGGTAGCGCGGGGCCATCATCTTGTCCCTGGCCGGCAGGTTCACCCAGAGCTGGAGGCCGTGGAAGACGCCGCCGGACATCACCAGCGCCTCCGGCGGGGCCTCGATGTGCAGCAGGCCGCTGCCCGCGGTCATCCACTGGGTGTCGCCGTTGGTGATGGAGCCGCCGCCACCGTGGCTGTCCTGGTGGTCGAAGGCGCCGTCGATGATGTAGGTGACGGTCTCGAAGCCCCGGTGGGGGTGCCAGGGGGTGCCCTTGGGCTCTCCGGGCGCGTACTCCACCTCACCCATCTGGTCCATCATGATGAACGGGTCGAGGTGGCGGTAGTTGATCCCCGCGAACGCCCGGCGCACCGGGAATCCCTCCCCCTCGAAACCGCTGGGCGCGGTCGTGACGGTGAGCACGGGACGTGCCACGGCGTCGGCGGGGGCGGTCACACGGGGCAGCGTCAACGGGTTCTCGACGGTCACGGCAGGCATGTCGGTACCTCCTCAGGTACGACCCACTTTAGTTGAGCGTTGAACTTCTTGCCACCCCCAACAGGAAAAGCCCGGGGGAGATTCCCCCGGGCCCGTACGACGCGTCGGCGACGGCTAGCCGTACATCCGCCGCATGGCGAAGTCGACCATCTCCTCCACCGCCTTGGCGTCGAAGACGATCCGGTGCTGACCCTCCATGTCCAGCACGAAGCCGTAGCCGGTCGGCAGCAGGTCCAGCACCTCCGCGCCGGTGATCACGAAGTACTTGGACTCCTTGCCCGCGTAGCGCCGCAGCTCCTTGAGGGTGGTGAACATCGGGATCACCGGCTGCTGGGTGTTGTGCAGGGCGAGGAAACCGGGGTTGTCGCCGCGCGGGCAGTAGACCTTCGACGTCGCGAAGATCTGCTGGAAGTCCTCGGCGGTCATCTGCCCGGTGGTGAAGGCGCGCACCGCGTCCGCGAGCGACGGCGGGGACGGCTCGGGGTACAACGGCGGCTGCTGCCCGTAGCCGCCGTTCATCGGCTGCTGCGGCGGGGCGTACTGCTGCTGCTGAGGGCCCGCGGTCTGGTCGTAGCCGTACATGCCGCAAAGAGTATCGAGTCACAGATGACCCGCTCGGGGTTGCTTCTTATTACCGACGGGTAGCATCATCGTAGCTACTAGCTGGTAAGTGAAACTGTGCGCGAGGAGTCAGCGCCTCGCCCATCTCTCTACGGAGCCGTCGCCATGGGGCACTACAAGTCGAACCTCCGGGACATCGAGTTCAACCTCTTCGAGGTGCTCGGCCGCGACAAGCTGTACGGCACCGGCCCGTTCGCGGAGATGGACGTCGACACCGCCAGGAGCATCCTCGAGGAGCTGACCCGCCTCTCGGAGAACGAGCTGGCGGAGTCCTTCGCCGACGCCGACCGCAACCCGCCGGTCTTCGACCCGGAGACGAACACCGCGCCCATCCCGGAGTCCTTCAAGAAGAGCTACCAGGCCTTCATGGACTCCGAGTACTGGCGGCTCGGCCTGCCCGAGGAGATCGGCGGCACCACCTCGCCGCGCTCCCTGATCTGGGCCTACGCGGAGCTGATCCTGGGCGCCAACCCGGCCGTGTGGATGTACTCCTCCGGCCCGGCCTTCGCGGGCATCCTCTTCGACGAGGGCAACGAGGTCCAGAAGCACATCGCCAAGATCGCCGTCGAGCGCCAGTGGGGCTCGACGATGGTGCTCACCGAGCCCGACGCCGGCTCGGACGTCGGCGCCGGCCGCGCCAAGGCCGTGCAGCAGGAGGACGGCTCCTGGCACATCGAGGGCGTGAAGCGCTTCATCACCTCCGGTGAGCACGACATGTCGGAGAACATCCTCCACTACGTCCTCGCCCGCCCCGAGGGCGCCGGCCCCGGCACCAAGGGCCTGTCCCTCTTCCTCGTCCCGAAGTACCTCTTCGACTTCGAGACCGGCGAGCTGGGCGAGCGCAACGGCGTCTACGCCACCAACGTCGAGCACAAGATGGGCCTGAAGGTCTCCAACACCTGCGAGATGACCTTCGGTGACCGCCACCCGGCCAAGGGCTGGCTGATCGGCGACAAGCACGACGGCATCCGCCAGATGTTCCGCATCATCGAGTTCGCCCGGATGATGGTCGGCACGAAGGCGATCTCCACGCTGTCGACCGGCTACCTCAACGCGCTGGAGTACGCCAAGGAGCGCGTCCAGGGCCCGGACCTGGCCAACTTCATGGACAAGACCGCGCCCAAGGTCACCATCACCCACCACCCCGACGTGCGCCGCTCGCTGATGACGCAGAAGGCGTACGCGGAGGGCATGCGCGCCCTGGTGATGTACACCGCCTCCATCCAGGACGAGATCCAGGTCAAGGAGGCGAACGGCGAGGACGCCTCCACCGAGCACGCCCTCAACGACCTCCTGCTGCCGATCGTCAAGGGCTACGGCTCGGAGAAGGCGTACGAGCAGCTCGCCCAGTCGCTCCAGACCTTCGGCGGCTCC
It contains:
- the aspS gene encoding aspartate--tRNA ligase; this encodes MHRYRSHTCGELRASDVGTDVRLSGWLHNRRDLGGILFIDLRDHYGITQLVARPGTPAYEALDKISKESTVRVDGRVVSRGTENVNPDLPTGEIEVEVGEVELLGAAAPLPFTINTEDGVNEERRLEYRFLDLRRERMHRNIMLRTQVISAIRQKMSALGFNELATPILTATSPEGARDFVVPSRLHPGRFYALPQAPQQFKQLLMISGFDRYFQIAPCFRDEDARADRSPGEFYQLDVEMSFVEQEDVFQPIEKLMTELFTEFGGGREVTSPFPRIPFREAMLKYGSDKPDLRAKLELVDITDIFEGSEFKAFAGKHVRALPVPDVAAQPRKFFDQLGDYAVSQGAKGLAWVRVGEDGTLTGPIAKFLTEDNVAELTKRLSLAPGHAVFFGAGEFDEVSKIMGAVRVEAARRAGHFEENVFRFCWIVDFPMYEKDEETGKIDFSHNPFSMPQGGMEALESQDPLDILAWQYDIVCNGVELSSGAIRNHEPDIMLKAFEIAGYDHETVEREFAGMLRAFRFGAPPHGGIAPGVDRIVMLLADEPNIRETIAFPLNGNAQDLMMGAPTELDESRLKELHLTVRKPQPK
- a CDS encoding ATP-binding SpoIIE family protein phosphatase: MRTGEPLPAVGDVLAALDTGLWHWDTATGLVAVDAEAARLLGLPARQATMTEAQVRARLHPGDWAEVTGVVQLAAAEGTVAEARLRVMDERGGVVRVVRSRSRPSFDPERKAYRLVGTLQEVSDPAPGTAAVSEGAVTGDWRRSREAFLLDAGRALAEARSTQEVLRVVANLAMPGFSPDGLAVFGVEGDRLTIIGHHGQRPGDENPFAQMSLETDYPAAEVVRTGRAVYLSSPEEYRARYPLTWPLAQRFGRSSWAFMPLTVAGRTMGAWMAGFAYPVAFTPDERSVLATVARMLAQALSRAGAAETQRELTDGLQRSMLPVLGPRIPGMGVAARYVPTGGGLQVGGDWYDVIALPQGRFALVIGDVQGHDVRAAGLMGQLRIALRAYASEGHRPDAVLSRASRFFHDLADNPDDPGDLRFATCLYAEVDPGTGTVETARAGHLDPVVRMADGTALLRATAGGLPLGIDPDGDYPTTRLALEPGETLLLCTDGLVETGGHDLYTGWLRIRRILEESDGDLEGLADTLVQAVLGPSSHHTTGPLADRREDDIALVLLRRDEETGGVLRRPVRRTMLTIAQAEPERIATARRHLRDLLHDWPSEDQTDAAVLLLSETLTNVLVHTDADALLVAEVTGEPGERRIRIEVFDNGEDLPHRRRPGEMASSGRGLMLIELLADEWGVAPRGKGKSIWFEIYERGAEGSGDPEGPGEAGGGCAAA
- a CDS encoding AI-2E family transporter: MHAPTPPLPEPVRRLGAWCAVALLVSGVVYVAIRLCVEFRTAVVPVLLALLGSALLGPVYRWLVRSGVQRSLAAGLTCVAVVAVVGGAVYIVVAALIDTGDQIIASLRNAAQDLAGHFGAAGTSLDDLASNARELLSKFGGTAASGVISGVSVVGEVIAMAVLALLLVFFFLRDSDRAVGALRSLVPRRGGDTAEAMARRAFEAVEGFMRGTTFIALIDALCITVGLLVLDVPGAVGLGALVFVAAYIPYLGAFLSGAMAVLVALADRGFVIALWALGVVLAVQVLEGHVLQPLIQSRTVQMHPAVVMVTITGGASVAGIVGMLLAVPLTAAAFGVAHELRDRYAAAQPPPASPGPSGSPEPSAPRS
- a CDS encoding pirin family protein, producing the protein MPAVTVENPLTLPRVTAPADAVARPVLTVTTAPSGFEGEGFPVRRAFAGINYRHLDPFIMMDQMGEVEYAPGEPKGTPWHPHRGFETVTYIIDGAFDHQDSHGGGGSITNGDTQWMTAGSGLLHIEAPPEALVMSGGVFHGLQLWVNLPARDKMMAPRYQDIRGGQVQLLTSPDGGALLRVIAGELDGHAGPGITHTPITMIHATLAPGAEITLPWREDFNGLAYVLAGRGSVGAERRPVHLGQTAVFGAGSSITVRADDRQESRTPDLEVVLLGGRPIREPMVHYGPFVMNTKDELMQAFEDYQKGRLGTVPAVHGMSAGGPEA
- a CDS encoding SseB family protein gives rise to the protein MYGYDQTAGPQQQQYAPPQQPMNGGYGQQPPLYPEPSPPSLADAVRAFTTGQMTAEDFQQIFATSKVYCPRGDNPGFLALHNTQQPVIPMFTTLKELRRYAGKESKYFVITGAEVLDLLPTGYGFVLDMEGQHRIVFDAKAVEEMVDFAMRRMYG
- a CDS encoding acyl-CoA dehydrogenase, producing MGHYKSNLRDIEFNLFEVLGRDKLYGTGPFAEMDVDTARSILEELTRLSENELAESFADADRNPPVFDPETNTAPIPESFKKSYQAFMDSEYWRLGLPEEIGGTTSPRSLIWAYAELILGANPAVWMYSSGPAFAGILFDEGNEVQKHIAKIAVERQWGSTMVLTEPDAGSDVGAGRAKAVQQEDGSWHIEGVKRFITSGEHDMSENILHYVLARPEGAGPGTKGLSLFLVPKYLFDFETGELGERNGVYATNVEHKMGLKVSNTCEMTFGDRHPAKGWLIGDKHDGIRQMFRIIEFARMMVGTKAISTLSTGYLNALEYAKERVQGPDLANFMDKTAPKVTITHHPDVRRSLMTQKAYAEGMRALVMYTASIQDEIQVKEANGEDASTEHALNDLLLPIVKGYGSEKAYEQLAQSLQTFGGSGFLQEYPVEQYIRDSKIDTLYEGTTAIQGQDYFFRKIVRNQGAALNSLAEDIKKFLALATGGEELAGAREHLAKAAVELEAIVGLMLTDLAATEKDVKNIYKVGLNTTRLLMASGDVIVGYLLLKGAAIAAEKLPTASAKDRAFYTGKIAAAKFFAASVLPGVTCARKVAEGVDLEIMELDEAAF